A stretch of the Mycolicibacterium celeriflavum genome encodes the following:
- a CDS encoding 5'-3' exonuclease, with translation MARMSSLVLLDGASMWFRSYFGIPDKIKAPDGRPVNALRGFLDAVATVITRERPSRLVVCRDDDWRPQWRVDLIPSYKSHRVLEEHPDGEPDVEVVPDDLTPQVDMIFEILDAFGIPTAGAAECEADDVLGTLVAREQRDPVVVVSGDRDLLQLVRDEPVPVRVLYLGSGLAKATKWGPTEVAEKYGVPVERAGPAYAELALLRGDPSDGLPGVPGIGEKTAATLLAQHGSLEKILAAANDPKSKMSKAYRTKLRNAADYIEAAGPVVKVATDADLDWSTPSDALPLAAEHPRKVVKLAETYGVTSSIGRLQKALDGLPDG, from the coding sequence ATGGCTCGCATGTCATCCCTCGTGCTGCTCGACGGCGCCAGCATGTGGTTCCGCTCGTATTTCGGAATCCCGGACAAGATCAAGGCGCCCGACGGCCGCCCGGTCAACGCGCTGCGCGGCTTCCTCGACGCCGTCGCGACCGTGATCACCCGCGAACGTCCCTCGCGGCTGGTGGTGTGCCGCGACGACGACTGGCGACCGCAGTGGCGCGTCGACCTCATCCCGTCCTACAAGTCGCACCGGGTGCTCGAGGAGCACCCCGACGGCGAGCCCGATGTCGAGGTGGTGCCCGACGACCTCACGCCGCAGGTCGACATGATCTTCGAGATTCTCGACGCGTTCGGCATCCCCACCGCCGGAGCGGCCGAGTGTGAGGCCGACGACGTGCTCGGCACCCTGGTCGCCCGCGAACAACGCGATCCCGTCGTGGTGGTCAGCGGCGACCGGGATCTGCTGCAGCTGGTGCGCGACGAGCCGGTACCGGTCCGGGTGCTCTACCTCGGCAGCGGGTTGGCCAAGGCCACCAAGTGGGGGCCGACGGAGGTCGCCGAGAAGTACGGTGTGCCGGTCGAGCGCGCCGGGCCCGCATACGCCGAGCTCGCGCTGCTGCGCGGCGACCCGAGCGACGGCCTGCCCGGCGTGCCGGGAATCGGCGAGAAGACGGCCGCGACGCTGCTGGCGCAGCACGGCTCACTGGAGAAGATCCTCGCCGCGGCCAACGACCCGAAATCGAAGATGAGCAAGGCGTATCGGACGAAGCTGCGCAACGCGGCCGACTACATCGAGGCGGCCGGCCCGGTGGTCAAGGTCGCCACCGACGCCGATCTGGACTGGTCGACGCCGTCGGACGCGCTGCCGCTGGCCGCCGAACATCCACGCAAGGTCGTCAAGCTCGCCGAGACCTACGGCGTCACGTCGTCGATAGGCCGGCTGCAGAAGGCCCTCGACGGGCTACCCGACGGCTGA
- a CDS encoding M24 family metallopeptidase: MSASRFSSDVYAHRLAAAASAAADAGLAGLVITPGYDLRYLVGSRAQTFERLTALVLPADGDPTIVVPRLELAALKHSAVPELGLAVQDWVDGDDPYALVGQALGSGKAVAVTDSMPALHLLPLADVLGAVPVLATGVLRRLRMIKDAAEIDALRKAGAAIDRVHARVPQFLAPGRTEADVAADIAESIVAEGHSAVAFIIVGSGPHGADPHHECSDRELRAGDIVVVDIGGPYEPGYNSDSTRTYSIGEPDPDVARRYAVLQRAQQAAVAAVRPGVTAEQVDAAARDVLAAEGLADAFVHRTGHGIGLSVHEEPYIVAGNTLTLEEGMAFSVEPGIYFPGEWGARIEDIVVVTADGAMALNTRPHELVVVPTGAS, from the coding sequence ATGAGCGCCAGTCGATTCAGCTCCGATGTCTACGCGCACCGACTCGCCGCGGCGGCGTCCGCGGCGGCCGATGCCGGCCTCGCGGGCCTGGTCATCACGCCGGGCTACGACCTGCGCTACCTGGTCGGCTCGCGGGCGCAGACCTTCGAGCGGCTCACCGCGCTGGTGCTGCCCGCCGACGGCGACCCGACCATCGTGGTGCCGCGCCTGGAGTTGGCGGCGCTCAAACACTCCGCGGTACCCGAACTCGGCCTGGCGGTGCAGGACTGGGTCGACGGCGACGACCCGTACGCGCTCGTCGGGCAGGCGCTCGGCAGCGGCAAGGCCGTCGCGGTGACCGACTCGATGCCCGCACTGCATCTGCTGCCGCTCGCCGATGTGCTGGGCGCGGTGCCGGTGCTGGCCACCGGCGTGCTGCGGCGGCTGCGGATGATCAAGGACGCCGCCGAGATCGATGCGTTGCGCAAGGCCGGCGCGGCCATCGACCGGGTGCACGCGCGGGTGCCGCAGTTCCTGGCGCCCGGCCGCACCGAGGCCGACGTCGCTGCCGACATCGCCGAATCCATTGTCGCTGAGGGGCATTCGGCGGTGGCGTTCATCATCGTCGGGTCGGGCCCGCACGGGGCCGACCCGCACCACGAGTGTTCGGACCGAGAACTGCGGGCCGGCGACATCGTCGTCGTGGACATCGGCGGGCCGTATGAGCCCGGCTACAACTCCGACTCCACCCGCACGTACAGCATCGGCGAGCCGGATCCCGACGTGGCGCGGCGCTACGCGGTGCTGCAGCGCGCGCAGCAGGCCGCGGTCGCGGCGGTCCGGCCCGGGGTGACCGCCGAGCAGGTCGACGCCGCGGCGCGCGACGTGCTGGCCGCCGAGGGGCTGGCCGACGCGTTCGTGCACCGCACCGGCCACGGCATCGGGCTGTCAGTGCACGAGGAGCCCTACATCGTGGCGGGCAACACGCTCACGCTCGAAGAGGGCATGGCCTTCTCCGTCGAGCCCGGTATCTATTTCCCCGGCGAGTGGGGCGCGCGCATCGAGGACATCGTGGTCGTCACCGCCGACGGTGCCATGGCGCTCAACACCCGGCCACACGAGCTGGTGGTGGTGCCCACGGGCGCGAGTTAG